A single Tachypleus tridentatus isolate NWPU-2018 chromosome 9, ASM421037v1, whole genome shotgun sequence DNA region contains:
- the LOC143226642 gene encoding uncharacterized protein LOC143226642 isoform X1 yields the protein MVDPFKRRAGKNASVIMYPDLPSSITPVPHCSELPVSTLSERKQPSSEESSKSEEEVDVEDPHYNFRDAAGERNPHYPNQRGLNDLIRDLGLTKSNTDIIFENKCDRDEYLGKN from the exons atggtggaccctttcaaacgtcgggctggcaagaatgcgtctgttatcatgtatccggaccttccatcatccatcaccccagtgccacactgctctGAGCTCCCTGTATCCACTCTGTCAGAGAGAAaacagccatcctcagaagagagcagcaaatcagaagaggaggtagacgttgaagatccacattacaatttcagagatgcagctggtgagagaaacccacactaccccaaccaaagaggcctcaatgacttgatcagagatcttggtttaACAAAGTCGAATACtgatattatatttgaaaat aaatGTGACAGAGATGAATATTTGGGGAAAAACTGA
- the LOC143226642 gene encoding uncharacterized protein LOC143226642 isoform X3 codes for MVDPFKRRAGKNASVIMYPDLPSSITPVPHCSELPVSTLSERKQPSSEESSKSEEEVDVEDPHYNFRDAAEM; via the exons atggtggaccctttcaaacgtcgggctggcaagaatgcgtctgttatcatgtatccggaccttccatcatccatcaccccagtgccacactgctctGAGCTCCCTGTATCCACTCTGTCAGAGAGAAaacagccatcctcagaagagagcagcaaatcagaagaggaggtagacgttgaagatccacattacaatttcagagatgcagctg aaatGTGA
- the LOC143226642 gene encoding uncharacterized protein LOC143226642 isoform X2 — translation MVDPFKRRAGKNASVIMYPDLPSSITPVPHCSELPVSTLSERKQPSSEESSKSEEEVDVEDPHYNFRDAAVSFKSVPAVTCLEGIEMSHCEHSPGTSATKWLG, via the exons atggtggaccctttcaaacgtcgggctggcaagaatgcgtctgttatcatgtatccggaccttccatcatccatcaccccagtgccacactgctctGAGCTCCCTGTATCCACTCTGTCAGAGAGAAaacagccatcctcagaagagagcagcaaatcagaagaggaggtagacgttgaagatccacattacaatttcagagatgcagctg tTTCGTTCAAATCTGTGCCAGCTGTGACCTGTTTAGAAGGGATAGAAATGAGTCATTGTGAACACAGCCCTGGTACATCTGCAACCAAATGGTTGGGTTGA
- the LOC143226641 gene encoding kunitz-type serine protease inhibitor A-like isoform X1 gives MSLDEKFYIKASMISYDLVCVCQFSTNEGLDKDCKSPPVIGPCEAIIPRYYYDPESHQCKKFNFGGCGGNGNRYETIADCLSSCSGRAKDCKLPPVSGPCTANIPSYYYDPDSHKCKKFIFGGCDGNENRYRSEADCLAACLGT, from the exons ATGTCACTTGATGagaagttttatataaaagcGTCCATGATTAGTTACGACTTAGTCTGTGTTTGTCAGTTTTCAACTAACGAAG GTCTGGATAAAGACTGCAAGTCTCCACCTGTTATAGGACCTTGTGAAGCAATTATACCAAGATATTACTACGATCCCGAAAGCCACCAGTGTAAGAAATTTAATTTCGGTGGTTGTGGCGGGAACGGAAACCGATATGAAACAATAGCAGACTGTTTGTCTTCTTGTTCag GCCGAGCTAAAGACTGCAAGTTGCCACCTGTTTCAGGACCTTGTACAGCTAATATTCCCAGTTATTATTACGACCCAGACAGCCACAagtgtaagaaatttatttttggaGGCTGTGACGGGAATGAAAACCGATATAGAAGTGAAGCTGACTGTTTGGCTGCTTGTTTAG gaaCGTGA
- the LOC143226641 gene encoding kunitz-type serine protease inhibitor A-like isoform X2, which yields MCKEITLVVLLGITLGNLSVTTGLDKDCKSPPVIGPCEAIIPRYYYDPESHQCKKFNFGGCGGNGNRYETIADCLSSCSGRAKDCKLPPVSGPCTANIPSYYYDPDSHKCKKFIFGGCDGNENRYRSEADCLAACLGT from the exons ATGTGTAAAGAGATAACATTAGTTGTTCTACTGGGGATAACACTGGGTAACTTGTCAGTAACAACAG GTCTGGATAAAGACTGCAAGTCTCCACCTGTTATAGGACCTTGTGAAGCAATTATACCAAGATATTACTACGATCCCGAAAGCCACCAGTGTAAGAAATTTAATTTCGGTGGTTGTGGCGGGAACGGAAACCGATATGAAACAATAGCAGACTGTTTGTCTTCTTGTTCag GCCGAGCTAAAGACTGCAAGTTGCCACCTGTTTCAGGACCTTGTACAGCTAATATTCCCAGTTATTATTACGACCCAGACAGCCACAagtgtaagaaatttatttttggaGGCTGTGACGGGAATGAAAACCGATATAGAAGTGAAGCTGACTGTTTGGCTGCTTGTTTAG gaaCGTGA
- the LOC143226643 gene encoding kunitz-type serine protease inhibitor-like isoform X1 has translation MYRKLMLLLLVTSLCSFSVIAGFDCWSKPDPGPCYAYFTRYYYDPASHRCKSFIYGGCAGNGNRYKTRSHCFAVCAATRGKSALVVPNLGM, from the exons ATGTATCGGAAACTGATGTTGTTGCTTCTAGTGACGTCACTTTGTAGCTTCTCAGTAATAGCAG GTTTCGACTGTTGGTCTAAACCTGACCCAGGTCCTTGCTATGCTTATTTCACCAGGTATTACTATGATCCAGCCAGCCACCGCTGTAAATCGTTTATTTACGGGGGTTGTGCGGGAAATGGAAACCGTTACAAAACAAGATCACACTGTTTCGCTGTTTGTGCtg ctacacgaggaaaatctgcgctagtcgtccctaatttaggaatgtaa
- the LOC143226643 gene encoding kunitz-type serine protease inhibitor-like isoform X2: protein MYRKLMLLLLVTSLCSFSVIAGFDCWSKPDPGPCYAYFTRYYYDPASHRCKSFIYGGCAGNGNRYKTRSHCFAVCAGT, encoded by the exons ATGTATCGGAAACTGATGTTGTTGCTTCTAGTGACGTCACTTTGTAGCTTCTCAGTAATAGCAG GTTTCGACTGTTGGTCTAAACCTGACCCAGGTCCTTGCTATGCTTATTTCACCAGGTATTACTATGATCCAGCCAGCCACCGCTGTAAATCGTTTATTTACGGGGGTTGTGCGGGAAATGGAAACCGTTACAAAACAAGATCACACTGTTTCGCTGTTTGTGCtg GAACGTAA